In the genome of Doryrhamphus excisus isolate RoL2022-K1 chromosome 11, RoL_Dexc_1.0, whole genome shotgun sequence, one region contains:
- the LOC131137866 gene encoding induced myeloid leukemia cell differentiation protein Mcl-1 homolog: MEKSGVPGTLMLRSSAVGESAVPVVATGAVNRSIPQKQRPVGLKVMLQGDSQHGSHLPDSGDASRILLCPPELHTPGMDDDLEGDTRRLIGRCLTDFTGLSTAEWMQSKAQSTMQKVVVELVDMHRFKFNGIIKQLSLEQKGDNMAFIQDVAQSLFADGTTNWGRVATLVAFGAVVSLYLKNNGRGSCVEKVAREISKYLLSHHRTWLVVHNSWDGFVEFFEKTDPQTTARNALLALVGLSSVMAAGIAFLFR; this comes from the exons ATGGAGAAGAGCGGAGTTCCGGGCACTTTAATGTTGCGTTCAAGTGCAGTTGGAGAAAGCGCCGTGCCGGTTGTCGCGACTGGAGCCGTTAACCGCAGCATCCCGCAAAAACAGCGACCTGTCGGACTGAAAGTGATGCTCCAGGGCGACTCACAACATGGAAGTCATCTCCCCGACAGCGGTGATGCATCCCGAATCCTGTTGTGTCCTCCGGAGCTCCACACCCCCGGGATGGACGACGACCTGGAAGGCGACACAAGGCGCCTCATCGGCCGTTGTCTCACCGACTTTACCGGGCTGTCCACGGCTGAGTGGATGCAAAGTAAAGCTCAGTCCACGATGCAGAAGGTCGTGGTGGAGTTGGTGGACATGCACAGGTTTAAATTCAATG GCATCATCAAGCAACTGTCATTGGAGCAAAAAGGGGACAACATGGCCTTCATTCAGGACGTGGCCCAGAGTCTGTTTGCTGACGGAACCACCAACTGGGGTCGCGTTGCCACACTGGTGGCCTTTGGCGCCGTGGTGTCCCTGTACCTGAAGAACAACGGGCGAGGCTCCTGCGTGGAGAAGGTGGCACGGGAGATCTCCAAGTATCTTCTGTCACACCATCGCACGTGGCTGGTGGTGCACAACTCTTGG GATGGTTTTGTGGAGTTCTTTGAGAAAACTGACCCTCAGACCACAGCGAGGAACGCCCTCCTGGCCTTGGTTGGACTGTCCAGTGTCATGGCCGCCGGGATCGCCTTTTTATTCCGATAA
- the cracr2aa gene encoding EF-hand calcium-binding domain-containing protein 4B, with translation MLPSRRRNFFSDPSPPHLAHVNDGSDVRNTMAAVTGPCALNNAEVSTPQRRHGSSEEDIKCESARRKRENTILEKTHEFFQVCDIEKKGFITRWDMQRLYGELPLNADELEKVFDTLDSDSNGSLTLDEFSTGFSEFLYGRKISISENMEENNLHGMKSPEVLYHNQWDENLVTSEDEEEKHFFMLMESLGARNVFEDPAEVRSLWAQLRRDEPHLLSNFEDFLARVTSQIVAANREKSEMENALQRKAATHDNEIQRLYEEMEQQIKNERDRIVMQDYKGFESRSQDLEKQLTTKEKELDLLFQKQRRLEHQCQELHSEQHVTKVENVKLKKTNDDLAKELDHTSQELLLAQEQLSLLHQQSNRIHEEKEMEIYRLTEGLQRERASLLKQLDLMREMNKHLQDEKDIFFQKPNNCKKTGFQPTPELNDGTHTYFRSEAENEDGSERQNPTNGSPTRGSLQRIISIEEDHLPHLLQNSLQPQIPLEPLPEKEESEEHMDLMMSDIYPTYAQPRRSEGIGDMSQTPTSPRGEPVGKEASINDGPPSAPDRLFKIVLVGNSSVGKTSLLRRFCDDCFHPDTSATVGIDYSVKTIIVDNSQVALQIWDTAGQERYRSITKQFFRKADGVVVMYDITVEQSFTAVRQWLTSVKEGAGDAITLMLLGNKTDVEIEREVAKSVGERLAKDCQMTFFECSARSGHHVKEAMFHLARILKEQEDQEKEKTVRLVCSPLETKNSCC, from the exons ATGCTCCCCAGCCGGCGGCGCAACTTCTTTTCAGATCCGTCTCCGCCGCACCTCGCTCATGTGAACGACGGCTCGGACGTTCGTAATACCATGGCGGCCGTAACTGGCCCCTGCGCCCTCAACAACGCTGAGGTCAGTACGCCTCAGAGAAGACATGGGAGCAGCGAAGAGGATATTAAATGTGAGAGTGCACGGAGGAAAAGGGAGAACACGatcctggagaaaacccatgaatTCTTCCAGGTGTGCGACATTGAGAAAAAGGGATTCATTACCCGATGGGACATGCAG CGTTTGTACGGCGAACTTCCTCTCAATGCGGACGAGTTGGAGAAAGTATTCGACACGCTTGATAGTGACAGCAATGGATCTCTCACCCTGGATGAGTTCTCCACTGGCTTTA GTGAATTTCTTTACGGCAGGAAGATATCGATAAGTGAAAACATGGAGGAAAATAACCTCCACGGTATGAAGTCTCCAGAGGTTCTGTACCACAATCAATGGGATGAGAACTTGGTAACCtctgaagatgaggaggagaaaCATTTTTTCATGCTGATGGAGAGTCTCGGAGCCAGGAATGTCTTTGAAGA TCCAGCAGAGGTACGCAGTTTGTGGGCGCAGCTTCGCCGCGATGAACCGCACCTTCTTTCCAATTTTGAGGACTTCCTGGCAAGAGTGACGTCCCAGATCGTTGCGGCGAATCGGGAGAAGAGCGAAATGGAGAACGCTCTTCAACG GAAAGCAGCCACACATGACAATGAGATCCAGCGCCTTTATGAGGAAATGGAGCAACAAATCAAAAACGAAAGAGATCGAATTGTCATGCAG GACTATAAAGGGTTTGAATCTCGTAGCCAAGACCTGGAGAAACAGCTGACCACTAAGGAGAAGGAGTTGGACCTGCTTTTTCAGAAGCAGAGGAGG CTTGAGCATCAGTGTCAGGAGCTTCACAGTGAGCAACACGTAACCAAGGTGGAGAACGTGAAGCTGAAGAAGACCAACGATGATCTAGCAAAAGAACTGGATCACACCAGTCAGGAGCTTCTCTTGGCTCAGGAACAGCTGAGTCTGCTCCACCAGCAGTCCAACCGCATCCATGAGGAGAAGGAGAT GGAAATATACAGACTGACAGAGGGACTGCAACGGGAGCGAGCGAGTCTTCTCAAACAGTTGGACCTCATGAG GGAAATGAACAAACATTTACAAGATGAAAAAGACATTTTCTTTCAg AAACCAAACAATTGTAAGAAGACGGGATTCCAACCAACGCCTGAACTTAATGATGGGACACACACTTACTTTAGAAG TGAAGCGGAGAACGAGGATGGCTCTGAGAGGCAGAACCCAACCAATGGGTCCCCAACCAGAGGTTCCCTTCAGAGGATCATCTCCATTGAGGAGGACCATCTCCCCCACTTGCTCCAGAATAGTCTCCAGCCCCAAATTCCTCTTGAACCGCTTCCCGAAAAAGAGGAATCAGAAGAACATATGGACTTGATGATGAGCGATATTTACCCGACTTACGCTCAGCCTCGGAGGTCAGAGGGCATCGGAGATATGAGTCAAACTCCCACGTCTCCGAGAGGCGAACCCGTGGGCAAGGAGGCTAGCATAAAT GACGGTCCTCCGTCGGCACCCGACCGCCTATTTAAGATCGTTCTGGTGGGGAACTCCAGCGTGGGAAAGACCTCCCTCCTGAGACGGTTTTGCGATGACTGCTTTCATCCAGACACGTCCGCAACCGTCG GCATAGACTACAGTGTGAAGACAATAATAGTAGATAACAGCCAGGTGGCGCTGCAGATCTGGGATACAGCAGGACAGGAAAG ATATCGAAGCATCACCAAGCAGTTTTTCCGCAAAGCTGACGGTGTCGTTGTGATGTACGACATAACGGTGGAGCAGAGCTTCACTGCTGTCAGACAATGGCTGACCAGTGTAAAG GAAGGTGCAGGAGATGCCATCACTCTCATGCTGTTGGGGAACAAAACAGACGTGGAGATTGAGAGAGAAGTTGCCAAATCTGTGGGGGAAAGACTCGCAAAG GACTGTCAGATGACTTTCTTCGAGTGCAGCGCCCGCTCGGGACATCATGTCAAGGAGGCCATGTTTCATCTGGCCAG AATCCTGAAAGAGCAGGAAGACCAGGAGAAAGAGAAAACCGTGCGTCTGGTCTGCAGCCCTTTGGAGACCAAGAACTCCTGCTGCTAA